In uncultured Cohaesibacter sp., a genomic segment contains:
- a CDS encoding ABC transporter permease translates to MILVLSAFVIWILASWVNVRLSRSSAHDTLLVRFLVPFIFGATIIAAWELLARGLEIPGVILPPPSAIATRFAASTDILWLDFFQTFVKGALTGYVMGCGAAFLTAILIDRVPFLQMGLLPVGNFVAALPIVGIAPILVMWFGFDWQSKAAVVVVMVFFPMLVNCVQGLSDTDHMQRDLMKTYAASYSDTLLKLRLPAAMPFIFNGLKISTTSALIGAIVAEFFGSPIVGMGFRISTEVGKLGLDMVWAEITVAAIAGSLFYGAVAAIEKGVTFWHPSQRG, encoded by the coding sequence ATGATCTTGGTTCTGTCAGCTTTCGTCATCTGGATTCTGGCCTCCTGGGTCAATGTCAGGCTATCCCGCTCGAGCGCACATGACACGCTTCTGGTGCGCTTTCTGGTGCCCTTCATTTTCGGCGCAACCATCATCGCAGCATGGGAATTGCTGGCTCGGGGGCTGGAAATTCCGGGCGTGATCCTGCCGCCGCCTTCGGCGATCGCCACCCGCTTTGCCGCCTCGACGGATATTCTCTGGCTTGATTTCTTCCAGACCTTCGTCAAGGGAGCCCTGACCGGCTATGTCATGGGCTGCGGCGCTGCCTTCCTGACCGCGATCCTGATCGACAGGGTACCCTTTTTGCAAATGGGTCTGCTGCCGGTTGGCAATTTCGTGGCGGCTCTGCCGATTGTTGGCATCGCGCCGATCCTTGTGATGTGGTTCGGCTTTGACTGGCAGTCAAAGGCTGCCGTGGTCGTCGTCATGGTCTTCTTCCCCATGCTGGTCAATTGCGTGCAGGGCCTGTCCGATACCGACCATATGCAGCGGGATCTGATGAAAACCTATGCCGCCAGCTATTCGGATACATTGTTGAAATTGCGTCTGCCTGCGGCGATGCCATTCATTTTCAATGGCCTGAAAATCTCTACCACCTCGGCGCTGATCGGGGCCATTGTGGCGGAATTTTTCGGCTCGCCGATTGTCGGCATGGGCTTTCGCATCTCCACCGAGGTGGGCAAGCTCGGGCTCGATATGGTCTGGGCGGAAATTACGGTTGCGGCCATTGCCGGTTCCCTGTTTTACGGGGCGGTCGCCGCAATCGAAAAAGGGGTGACCTTCTGGCATCCATCTCAAAGGGGCTAA
- a CDS encoding ABC transporter substrate-binding protein yields the protein MRDTLKNFAIGACAAASIFAATGAHAADDFTLQLKWVTQAQFAGYYVALEKGFYEEEDLAVTIKPGGPDIAPTQILAGGGADVVVDWMPSALAAREKGLPLVNIAQPYKSSGMMLTCLKESGVKTPEDFPGKTLGVWFFGNEYPFLSWMSILGIPTEGGSDGVTVLKQGFNVDPLLQKQAACISTMTYNEYWQVIDAGISPDDLITFKYEDQGVATLEDGLYVLEEKLSDDAEVDKLVRFVRASMKGWKYAEANPDEAADIVLEYDETGAQTEKHQKRMMSEVAKLTAGSNGALDPADYERTVKTLMSGGSAPVISAAPEGAWTHKITDLALK from the coding sequence ATGAGAGACACATTGAAGAATTTTGCGATTGGCGCATGTGCAGCTGCCTCGATCTTTGCAGCCACCGGAGCCCACGCGGCAGATGACTTTACCCTTCAGCTCAAATGGGTCACGCAGGCCCAGTTTGCCGGCTATTATGTTGCACTGGAAAAAGGCTTCTATGAAGAAGAAGACCTTGCCGTCACCATCAAGCCGGGCGGCCCGGACATCGCGCCAACGCAGATTTTGGCCGGTGGCGGCGCTGACGTTGTCGTCGACTGGATGCCTTCCGCCCTTGCTGCCCGCGAAAAGGGCCTGCCGCTGGTCAACATCGCCCAGCCATACAAATCTTCGGGCATGATGCTGACTTGCCTGAAGGAAAGCGGCGTCAAGACCCCTGAAGATTTCCCCGGCAAGACCCTCGGCGTCTGGTTCTTTGGCAATGAATATCCGTTCCTGAGCTGGATGAGCATTCTCGGCATTCCAACCGAGGGCGGAAGCGATGGCGTCACCGTTCTCAAGCAGGGCTTCAACGTGGATCCTCTGCTGCAGAAGCAGGCGGCCTGTATCTCCACCATGACCTATAACGAATATTGGCAGGTTATCGACGCTGGCATCTCGCCGGACGATCTGATCACCTTCAAATATGAAGATCAGGGCGTGGCCACGCTGGAAGACGGCCTCTATGTTCTGGAAGAGAAACTCTCGGACGATGCCGAAGTCGACAAGCTGGTCCGTTTCGTTCGCGCTTCCATGAAGGGCTGGAAATATGCCGAAGCCAATCCGGATGAAGCTGCCGATATCGTTCTGGAATATGACGAAACCGGCGCCCAGACCGAAAAGCACCAAAAGCGCATGATGAGCGAAGTGGCCAAGCTGACCGCAGGCTCCAACGGCGCACTGGATCCGGCCGACTATGAGCGCACCGTCAAGACGCTGATGAGCGGCGGCTCTGCTCCGGTTATCTCCGCAGCGCCGGAAGGCGCATGGACCCACAAGATCACCGATCTGGCTCTGAAATAA
- the cofG gene encoding 7,8-didemethyl-8-hydroxy-5-deazariboflavin synthase CofG: MLIQSELNNRSAEMVSGIPTGSRELFDEARHLRKSDLESLMARAADIRDGHWGRTVTYSRKAFVPLTNMCRDTCAYCTFVKHPDHPDANIMSPDQVLATARKGEAKGCKELLFSLGEKPELRYEKARKALSLLGYDSMTDYLAAMCALVLAETSMLPHVNAGTLSDEELAKLRPVSVSMGMMLETTSRRLTGKGGAHHACPDKVPLQRLRTLERAGQRKVPFTTGLLIGIGETWAERIEALHAINDSHARHGHIQEVIIQNFQTKPDIAMASHPEPSLEDMLRTIAAARIILSPDISLQAPPNLSARHIAYLDAGINDWGGISPVTIDFINPQHAWPQIEALAESCKTSGFALKERLPIYPAYLQRGSDYLSPKLQGRIAAMAADNGLAREQRHLTQGE; this comes from the coding sequence ATGCTGATACAGAGTGAACTCAACAATCGATCGGCAGAGATGGTTTCGGGCATTCCAACTGGCTCGCGAGAGCTTTTTGATGAAGCCCGTCATTTGCGCAAGTCCGATCTGGAAAGCCTCATGGCGCGTGCTGCGGATATTCGTGATGGCCATTGGGGCCGCACGGTGACCTATTCGCGCAAGGCTTTCGTGCCGCTGACAAATATGTGCCGTGACACCTGCGCCTATTGCACCTTTGTTAAGCATCCCGATCATCCAGATGCCAATATCATGTCACCCGATCAGGTGCTGGCGACGGCCCGCAAGGGCGAGGCAAAGGGCTGCAAGGAACTGCTCTTCAGTCTCGGCGAAAAACCCGAGCTGCGCTATGAAAAGGCCCGCAAGGCGCTGTCATTGCTCGGTTATGACAGCATGACCGATTATCTCGCCGCCATGTGCGCACTGGTGCTAGCCGAGACATCCATGCTGCCCCATGTCAATGCCGGGACACTCAGCGACGAAGAGCTGGCAAAATTGCGTCCGGTTTCTGTTTCCATGGGCATGATGCTGGAAACCACCTCCCGACGCCTCACCGGCAAGGGCGGGGCGCATCATGCCTGCCCGGACAAGGTGCCGCTGCAAAGGCTGCGTACGCTGGAGCGGGCAGGGCAGCGCAAGGTGCCCTTTACCACCGGCCTGCTAATCGGCATTGGCGAAACATGGGCCGAGCGCATCGAGGCTCTTCACGCCATCAATGACAGCCACGCCCGCCACGGTCACATTCAGGAAGTCATCATCCAGAATTTCCAGACCAAGCCGGATATCGCCATGGCCAGCCATCCCGAGCCGAGCCTTGAGGATATGCTCAGAACCATTGCTGCGGCCCGGATCATCCTGTCGCCCGATATCAGTCTTCAGGCACCGCCCAATCTTAGCGCCCGCCATATCGCCTATCTTGATGCAGGCATCAATGACTGGGGCGGGATATCGCCAGTAACCATCGATTTCATCAACCCCCAGCATGCCTGGCCGCAGATCGAGGCACTGGCAGAGAGCTGCAAGACATCCGGTTTCGCGCTCAAGGAACGCCTGCCGATCTATCCCGCCTATCTGCAACGGGGCAGTGATTATCTAAGTCCCAAATTGCAAGGCCGCATTGCCGCCATGGCCGCAGACAACGGACTTGCGCGCGAGCAGCGCCATCTGACGCAAGGAGAATGA
- the cofH gene encoding 5-amino-6-(D-ribitylamino)uracil--L-tyrosine 4-hydroxyphenyl transferase CofH — protein MCNEMEKILNPSDGLVAKGLSLPVGAVLDKALEGREISQDEAVLLFKAESEADKQAIYKTADLLRQKANGDLVTFTVNRNINFTNICYMGCKFCNFAKRAEDEDAQWHSVAEVVRRCHEAWDRGATEVCIQGGLHPKLPGSYYEELCRAIKAELPDMHLHAFSPFEVWYGASKSRKPYREFLQELKDAGLGTMPGTAAEILDTEIRKQLTKDKLKTEKWVEIVRTAHEVGIRTTATIMYGHIDAPEHWAAHIDLVRSIQKDTGGFTEFVPLSYQHVGTALYAENPGKVRKGPSIDEIDKMHAVSRIMLSGFIDNIQVSWTKLGPQHALAMLDRGANDLGGTLMEESISRSAGADHGQEITAYELTQIIRASGRMPARRSSDYRILDIYDDHDPKPLSPLIERGGKDPLDFLRMFPVKRPKLEAAE, from the coding sequence ATGTGCAATGAAATGGAAAAAATCCTGAATCCGAGTGATGGTCTGGTTGCCAAAGGGCTTTCCTTGCCGGTCGGGGCTGTTCTCGACAAGGCTCTGGAAGGGCGAGAGATTTCGCAAGATGAGGCAGTGTTGCTATTCAAGGCAGAAAGCGAAGCCGACAAGCAGGCCATCTACAAGACAGCCGATCTTCTGCGCCAGAAGGCCAATGGTGATCTGGTCACCTTCACGGTGAACCGGAACATCAATTTCACCAACATCTGCTATATGGGCTGCAAATTCTGCAATTTCGCCAAGCGGGCCGAAGATGAGGATGCCCAGTGGCATTCCGTTGCCGAAGTGGTGCGGCGCTGCCATGAGGCATGGGATCGCGGCGCGACGGAGGTCTGCATTCAGGGTGGGCTGCATCCGAAATTGCCCGGCTCCTATTATGAAGAGCTGTGCCGCGCCATCAAGGCGGAGCTGCCCGACATGCATCTGCATGCCTTCTCGCCGTTCGAGGTCTGGTATGGCGCATCCAAGAGCCGCAAGCCCTACAGGGAGTTTCTGCAAGAGTTGAAGGATGCCGGATTGGGCACGATGCCTGGAACTGCCGCCGAAATTCTCGATACCGAAATCCGCAAACAGCTGACCAAGGACAAGCTGAAAACCGAAAAATGGGTCGAGATCGTTCGCACCGCCCATGAAGTGGGTATTCGCACCACAGCCACCATCATGTATGGCCATATTGATGCGCCCGAGCATTGGGCCGCTCACATCGATCTTGTCCGCTCGATCCAGAAGGACACTGGCGGCTTTACCGAATTCGTACCGCTTTCCTATCAGCATGTCGGCACCGCACTCTATGCCGAGAATCCCGGCAAGGTGCGCAAGGGGCCGAGCATCGATGAAATCGACAAGATGCATGCGGTCTCGCGCATCATGCTTTCTGGCTTCATTGACAATATTCAGGTCTCCTGGACCAAGCTTGGACCGCAACATGCTCTGGCGATGCTTGATCGTGGAGCCAATGATCTGGGCGGTACCCTGATGGAGGAAAGCATCTCCCGCTCCGCCGGTGCGGATCATGGGCAGGAGATCACGGCCTATGAGCTGACGCAGATCATTCGCGCTTCCGGTCGCATGCCGGCGCGGCGTTCGAGCGATTATCGCATTCTGGATATCTATGATGATCACGATCCCAAACCGCTTTCCCCGCTGATCGAGCGCGGCGGCAAGGACCCGCTCGATTTCCTCAGGATGTTCCCGGTCAAAAGGCCGAAGCTGGAGGCCGCCGAATGA
- the cofD gene encoding 2-phospho-L-lactate transferase, with the protein MTLANKPRVTLLAGGVGGAKMAEGLAALEDIDLTIIGNVADDEEFHGLWVSPDIDTMTYTLSGRINRQQGWGLADEGTRALDILTTLGEDTWMMLGDKDFGLHIYRTMRRVKGHRPSDIARDIARAFGVKPAILLPTDDRVQTRVKTQKGWLTFQEYFVREKCAPQVEALEFCGIAEARPTDEALAAIADADLIVIAPSNPLVSIEPILAIPAIRDAVKAASGKKIAVSPLIAGKVVKGPADRMMAALGLRADACGVAHHYQGLIEHLLIDHQDADLAQEIAALGITPTCSDILMKDAQDKARLARQVISIAMGCKLNGEAA; encoded by the coding sequence ATGACGCTTGCAAATAAACCAAGGGTGACATTGCTGGCTGGTGGTGTCGGCGGCGCAAAAATGGCCGAAGGCCTTGCCGCGCTCGAGGATATCGATCTGACAATCATCGGCAATGTGGCCGATGACGAGGAATTCCACGGTCTGTGGGTGTCACCCGATATCGACACCATGACTTATACCTTGTCGGGAAGGATCAACCGCCAGCAGGGCTGGGGGCTGGCTGACGAGGGCACCCGTGCGCTCGATATCCTGACAACATTGGGAGAAGATACATGGATGATGCTGGGCGATAAGGATTTCGGCCTGCATATCTATCGCACCATGCGCCGGGTAAAGGGTCATCGGCCATCTGATATCGCGCGCGACATTGCCCGCGCCTTCGGCGTCAAGCCTGCCATCCTTTTGCCGACCGATGACAGGGTGCAAACGAGAGTGAAAACGCAGAAGGGCTGGCTCACCTTTCAGGAATATTTCGTCCGCGAGAAATGTGCACCACAGGTAGAAGCGCTGGAATTCTGCGGTATAGCTGAGGCGCGTCCAACGGACGAAGCGCTTGCTGCCATCGCCGATGCGGATCTGATCGTGATCGCTCCCTCCAATCCATTGGTCAGCATAGAGCCGATCCTCGCCATTCCCGCTATTCGGGATGCGGTGAAGGCGGCCTCTGGAAAGAAGATCGCTGTCAGCCCGCTCATTGCTGGCAAGGTGGTCAAGGGCCCCGCGGACAGGATGATGGCCGCGCTCGGCCTGCGTGCCGACGCCTGCGGCGTTGCTCATCATTATCAGGGATTGATCGAGCATCTGCTGATTGATCATCAGGATGCGGATCTGGCGCAGGAAATTGCAGCGCTGGGCATAACGCCCACTTGCTCCGACATCCTGATGAAAGACGCTCAAGACAAGGCCCGTCTTGCACGGCAAGTTATTTCAATTGCAATGGGCTGCAAGCTGAATGGAGAGGCTGCATGA
- the cofC gene encoding 2-phospho-L-lactate guanylyltransferase gives MSTRMLVLIPMKDPAEAKSRLSPALSEAERSRLALLLFKTVVRRIQQAVMGLKQSGSGEGRIDVAVVSNSAEIVALAAELQIGHINEQDNAGLNSAVTEAAKTACDLGYERLCILPGDLADPSHEDIARLLSYPVDGQTVALCPSQDLGTNALVVPLPCPVAFSFGPDSFTRHFSLAADAGMMPVILPLKSLRRDVDTLADLDYLDDGWKMAIGNGERA, from the coding sequence ATGAGCACAAGAATGCTGGTTCTCATCCCCATGAAGGACCCTGCCGAGGCGAAATCCCGCCTCAGTCCGGCCTTGAGTGAGGCAGAGCGCTCCCGACTGGCGCTTCTCCTGTTCAAAACGGTTGTCCGGCGCATCCAGCAGGCTGTCATGGGCCTCAAGCAAAGCGGCTCCGGTGAGGGCAGGATCGATGTTGCGGTCGTTTCAAACAGCGCGGAAATCGTGGCTTTGGCTGCGGAACTGCAAATTGGCCATATCAACGAGCAAGACAATGCCGGACTGAATAGCGCAGTCACTGAGGCCGCCAAAACGGCATGTGATCTTGGTTATGAGCGACTCTGTATCCTGCCCGGAGATCTGGCCGATCCATCGCACGAGGATATCGCCCGGCTGTTGTCCTATCCGGTTGACGGGCAAACCGTCGCTCTCTGTCCGTCGCAGGATCTGGGCACCAATGCGCTTGTCGTGCCATTGCCTTGTCCTGTCGCATTTTCTTTCGGGCCGGATTCTTTCACCCGCCATTTCAGTCTGGCCGCTGATGCGGGGATGATGCCGGTAATCCTGCCGCTCAAGAGCTTGCGCCGCGATGTCGATACGCTGGCTGATCTGGACTATCTCGATGACGGCTGGAAAATGGCCATCGGCAATGGCGAAAGGGCATGA
- the cofE gene encoding coenzyme F420-0:L-glutamate ligase, whose amino-acid sequence MSMDSLSSLSIIAIPGVPDIEKGDDLAAILGDCLVASGYQPKRGDILCVAQKVFSKAEGCIYPLSGVTPSDEALRYAQELGKDPRKVEIVLRESAEVIRAFRHPGQSEGTMICRHRLGFISANAAVDESNIAETDAAMTLPPDPDASVRAMRDALEARFGCQIGVVMTDTFGRPWRIAQVNVAIGLAGVPATIREQGNKDAWGRTMKVTEAAFADEVAAASGLVVKKAAKTPLVLFRGLEWSPSESRGEDLLRGKQEDMFR is encoded by the coding sequence ATGAGCATGGATAGTCTGTCGAGCCTTTCCATTATCGCCATTCCCGGCGTGCCTGACATCGAGAAAGGGGATGATCTGGCGGCAATCCTCGGCGATTGCCTTGTGGCCAGCGGCTATCAACCCAAGAGAGGCGATATCCTTTGCGTGGCGCAAAAGGTCTTCTCCAAAGCCGAGGGTTGTATCTATCCGCTTTCCGGCGTCACACCGTCCGACGAGGCCCTGCGCTATGCGCAGGAGCTGGGCAAGGATCCGCGCAAGGTGGAAATCGTGCTGCGCGAGAGCGCCGAAGTCATTCGCGCCTTCCGCCATCCGGGCCAGAGCGAAGGCACCATGATCTGCCGCCACCGGCTTGGCTTCATTTCCGCCAATGCCGCCGTCGATGAATCCAACATTGCCGAAACGGATGCCGCCATGACGCTGCCGCCAGATCCCGACGCAAGCGTGCGCGCCATGCGGGATGCGCTGGAAGCCCGTTTTGGCTGCCAGATCGGCGTGGTCATGACGGACACCTTCGGCAGACCATGGCGGATTGCGCAGGTCAATGTGGCCATTGGGCTTGCCGGAGTGCCTGCCACGATCCGCGAGCAGGGAAACAAGGATGCCTGGGGGCGCACCATGAAGGTGACCGAGGCAGCCTTTGCCGATGAAGTGGCCGCAGCCTCCGGGCTGGTTGTCAAAAAGGCAGCAAAAACACCCCTTGTCCTGTTTCGCGGGCTGGAATGGAGCCCGAGTGAAAGCCGGGGCGAGGATTTGTTGAGAGGGAAACAAGAGGATATGTTCAGATGA
- the npdG gene encoding NADPH-dependent F420 reductase, whose amino-acid sequence MTIAIIGGTGPQGQGLALRFARAGVPVALGSRDAARAAEIAQTLAQELAEGSAAITGLGNEEAVATADEMVILAVPFSGHNATLSALKPHLEGKILIDIVVPLKEGDPKKVEMPPEGSATEAAQALLGPEIPVVGALHNVSATTLKTLEWAINCDILVCGNSLAARQKVMELISKLGVTAYNAGDAEAARCIEAITPILIRINISKQVPFTHAGLKIWAPDH is encoded by the coding sequence ATGACGATCGCAATCATTGGCGGCACCGGGCCGCAAGGGCAGGGATTGGCCCTCAGATTTGCGCGCGCCGGTGTTCCGGTCGCTCTCGGCTCGCGTGATGCTGCACGCGCCGCCGAAATAGCCCAAACTCTGGCACAGGAGCTGGCAGAGGGCAGCGCTGCCATTACCGGGCTTGGCAACGAAGAGGCCGTTGCAACGGCCGATGAAATGGTCATTCTGGCGGTGCCTTTCTCGGGCCATAATGCCACTTTGTCCGCGCTCAAGCCCCATCTTGAGGGCAAGATCCTGATAGATATCGTGGTGCCCCTCAAGGAAGGCGACCCAAAGAAGGTGGAAATGCCGCCCGAAGGTTCGGCAACCGAAGCCGCGCAAGCTCTTCTCGGGCCGGAAATCCCGGTCGTGGGGGCGCTGCATAATGTATCGGCTACGACCCTGAAGACCCTTGAATGGGCCATCAATTGCGACATTCTGGTTTGCGGCAACTCGTTGGCCGCCCGCCAGAAGGTCATGGAACTGATCAGCAAGCTTGGTGTTACGGCCTATAATGCCGGAGACGCGGAAGCCGCACGCTGCATCGAGGCCATCACGCCCATTCTCATTCGCATCAATATTTCAAAGCAGGTGCCTTTCACCCATGCCGGGCTGAAGATCTGGGCGCCCGACCATTGA
- a CDS encoding TIGR03842 family LLM class F420-dependent oxidoreductase, producing the protein MEFGICFKGFVEPKRARALVRQAENAGFTYCWFYDSHILWRESYMAMAMCMEHTTKMRFGPCVTNPNTRDWSLAASMFGSLAKQSEGRFDIGLGRGDSAVRVMGLKPAPLKRLEEFTHVVKALVRGDEAQYGECPEPVKFPWAEGYELPVWVAAYGPKALSSAGRVGDGLILQIAEPSIVKWLASTAIEEGKKAGRDMSNYKVMSAAPAYFGTREECIAATRWFPAMVGNHVADIVEKYGTERDDIPAALTAYIKDRKGYDYSKHGQSDNPYLDFITDEIIEGFSVLGAAEQHIAKLNILKDAGVTQFNIYLDNGKEEQIIAEYGETIIPAFGA; encoded by the coding sequence ATGGAATTCGGTATTTGCTTTAAAGGCTTTGTAGAGCCGAAACGCGCCCGCGCCCTTGTGCGACAGGCCGAAAATGCTGGCTTCACCTATTGCTGGTTCTATGACAGCCATATCCTTTGGCGCGAGAGCTATATGGCCATGGCCATGTGTATGGAACATACCACCAAGATGCGCTTTGGCCCCTGTGTGACCAACCCCAACACCCGCGACTGGTCGCTGGCCGCCTCGATGTTCGGCTCGCTGGCCAAACAGTCCGAAGGCCGCTTTGATATCGGCCTTGGTCGCGGTGACAGCGCCGTTCGCGTCATGGGCCTCAAGCCAGCCCCGCTCAAGCGGCTTGAAGAATTCACCCATGTGGTCAAGGCTCTGGTGCGCGGCGATGAAGCCCAATATGGCGAATGCCCCGAGCCGGTCAAATTTCCATGGGCCGAGGGCTACGAGTTGCCGGTCTGGGTTGCTGCCTATGGCCCAAAGGCGCTGAGTTCTGCCGGGCGCGTGGGGGATGGTCTCATCCTTCAGATTGCCGAGCCGAGCATTGTCAAATGGCTGGCCAGCACCGCCATTGAAGAGGGCAAGAAAGCGGGCCGTGACATGTCGAATTATAAGGTCATGTCCGCAGCGCCTGCCTATTTCGGCACTCGGGAAGAATGCATTGCCGCCACGCGCTGGTTCCCAGCCATGGTGGGCAACCATGTCGCCGATATCGTCGAAAAATACGGCACCGAGCGTGACGACATTCCCGCAGCTCTGACCGCCTATATCAAGGATCGCAAGGGGTATGACTATTCCAAGCATGGCCAGAGCGACAACCCCTATCTCGATTTCATTACCGATGAAATCATCGAGGGTTTCAGCGTTCTGGGCGCAGCCGAACAGCATATCGCCAAGCTGAATATTCTCAAGGATGCTGGCGTAACCCAGTTCAACATCTATCTGGATAATGGCAAGGAAGAGCAGATTATCGCTGAATATGGCGAGACCATCATTCCGGCCTTTGGTGCCTGA
- a CDS encoding MarR family winged helix-turn-helix transcriptional regulator, translating to MTPNEEMRVVLKSIRTIARALDIHSRFLNKQSGLTLPQLIVLRCVRDLGEPTGSAISRQVDLSPPTVLGILDKLVAKGLIERMRPDTNRRIVISKLTEEGTALLKQAPSPLGDTFARHYFELPDGEREQIMTTLLHVAELTKDDGFEQKAQLVEATKPHENLLA from the coding sequence ATGACACCAAACGAAGAGATGCGCGTCGTGCTGAAATCCATTCGCACGATTGCCAGAGCCCTTGATATTCACTCCCGCTTTCTGAACAAGCAAAGCGGGCTGACCCTGCCCCAGCTCATTGTGCTCAGATGTGTGCGCGATCTTGGCGAGCCGACGGGCAGCGCCATCTCCCGGCAGGTTGATCTCTCGCCGCCCACCGTCTTGGGGATTCTCGACAAGCTTGTCGCCAAAGGTCTCATCGAACGCATGCGTCCGGACACCAATCGGCGCATAGTCATTTCAAAACTGACAGAAGAAGGCACCGCTCTTCTCAAGCAGGCCCCCTCGCCGTTGGGCGACACCTTTGCCCGCCATTATTTCGAACTGCCCGATGGCGAACGCGAGCAGATCATGACAACCCTGTTGCATGTTGCCGAACTGACAAAAGACGATGGTTTCGAGCAGAAGGCCCAACTGGTCGAGGCGACCAAGCCCCATGAAAATCTGCTGGCCTGA